One Opisthocomus hoazin isolate bOpiHoa1 chromosome 25, bOpiHoa1.hap1, whole genome shotgun sequence DNA window includes the following coding sequences:
- the SNRPC gene encoding U1 small nuclear ribonucleoprotein C isoform X2: MPKFYCDYCDTYLTHDSPSVRKTHCSGRKHKENVKDYYQKWMEEQAQSLIDKTTAAFQQGKIPPTPFSAPPPAGAMIPPPPSIPGPPRPGMMPAPHMGGPPMMPMMGPPPPGMMPVGPAPGMRPPMGGHMPMMPGPPMMRPPSRPMMVPTRPGMTRPDR; this comes from the exons ATGCCCAA GTTTTATTGCGATTACTGCGACACGTACCTCACCCACGACTCG CCCTCCGTGAGAAAAACCCACTGCAGTGGCCGAAAACACAAGGAGAATGTGAAAGACTACTACCAGAAATGGATGGAGGAGCAAGCTCAGAGCCTGATTGACAAAACAA CGGCTGCATTTCAGCAAGGGAAAATCCCACCGACACCGTTCTCGGCACCACCTCCGGCAGGAGCCATGATACCGCCTCCTCCCAGCATCC CTGGCCCCCCGCGGCCTGGCATGATGCCGGCTCCTCACATGGGTGGCCCCCCAATGATGCCAATGATGGGCCCACCCCCGCCAGGAATGATGCCGGTTGGACCCG CTCCGGGGATGAGGCCGCCGATGGGAGGACACATGCCGATGATGCCGGGGCCCCCGATGATGAGACCGCCCTCCCGCCCCATGATGGTGCCAACCCGGCCGGGAATGACCCGTCCAGACAGATAA
- the SNRPC gene encoding U1 small nuclear ribonucleoprotein C isoform X1, protein MPKFYCDYCDTYLTHDSPSVRKTHCSGRKHKENVKDYYQKWMEEQAQSLIDKTIAAAFQQGKIPPTPFSAPPPAGAMIPPPPSIPGPPRPGMMPAPHMGGPPMMPMMGPPPPGMMPVGPAPGMRPPMGGHMPMMPGPPMMRPPSRPMMVPTRPGMTRPDR, encoded by the exons ATGCCCAA GTTTTATTGCGATTACTGCGACACGTACCTCACCCACGACTCG CCCTCCGTGAGAAAAACCCACTGCAGTGGCCGAAAACACAAGGAGAATGTGAAAGACTACTACCAGAAATGGATGGAGGAGCAAGCTCAGAGCCTGATTGACAAAACAA TAGCGGCTGCATTTCAGCAAGGGAAAATCCCACCGACACCGTTCTCGGCACCACCTCCGGCAGGAGCCATGATACCGCCTCCTCCCAGCATCC CTGGCCCCCCGCGGCCTGGCATGATGCCGGCTCCTCACATGGGTGGCCCCCCAATGATGCCAATGATGGGCCCACCCCCGCCAGGAATGATGCCGGTTGGACCCG CTCCGGGGATGAGGCCGCCGATGGGAGGACACATGCCGATGATGCCGGGGCCCCCGATGATGAGACCGCCCTCCCGCCCCATGATGGTGCCAACCCGGCCGGGAATGACCCGTCCAGACAGATAA
- the ILRUN gene encoding protein ILRUN: MEGMDVDLDAELMQKFSCLGTTDKDVLIGEFQRLLGFQLSPAGCAFFLDMTNWNLQAAIGAYYDFESPNINVPSMSFVEDVTIGEGESIPPDTQFTKTWRIQNTGTEAWPPGVCLKYVGGDQFGHVNMVMVRSLEPQEMADVSVQMCSPSTAGMYQGQWRMCTATGLYYGDVIWVILSVEVGGLLGVTQQLSSFETEFNTQPHRKVEGNFNPFASPQKNRQPDENNLKDPGGSELGTISKNTWGPAPDQIEQDQNGLSQNSVNLSPSSHSNNLSVVTYSKGFHGPYPFGQS, encoded by the exons ATGGAGGGCATGGACGTGGACCTGGACGCGGAGCTGATGCAGAAGTTCAGCTGCCTGGGCACCACCGACAAGGACGTGCTGATCGGCGAGTTCCAGCGGCTCCTCGGGTTCCAGCTCAGCCCCGCCGGTTGCGCCTTCTTCCTCGACATGACCAActg GAATCTACAAGCCGCTATTGGAGCCTACTATGATTTTGAGAGTCCAAATATCAACGTACCCTCCATGTCCTTTGTTGAAGATGTCACCATAGGTGAAGGAGAGTCCATCCCTCCTGACACCCAGTTTACAAAAACATGGAGGATACAAAACACAG GGACAGAGGCATGGCCCCCGGGGGTTTGTCTGAAGTATGTCGGGGGAGACCAATTTGGCCACGTAAACATGGTGATGGTCAGGTCCctggagccccaggagatggcagaCGTCAGCGTTCAGATGTGTagccccagcacagcaggaaTGTATCAGGGACAGTGGCGAATGTGCACTGCCACAGGACTCTATTACGGAG ATGTCATCTGGGTGATCCTCAGCGTGGAAGTTGGAGGACTTCTAGGTGTAACACAGCAGCTGTCGTCCTTTGAAACGGAGTTCAACACGCAGCCACATCGCAAGGTAGAAGGAAACTTTAACCCATTCGCCTCTCCACAGAAGAACAGGCAACCAGATGAAAACAACCTAAAAGACCCTGGGGGTTCTGAGCTAGGCACAATCAGCAAAAACACATGGGGGCCTGCTCCTGACCAAATTGAACAAGATCAGAATGGACTGTCACAAAACTCTGTAAATCTCTCCCCCAGCAGTCACTCGAACAACTTGTCGGTAGTGACGTACAGTAAG GGTTTCCACGGTCCTTATCCCTTCGGACAGTcttaa